The following coding sequences are from one Burkholderia stabilis window:
- a CDS encoding glutathione S-transferase family protein: MESTGQTTLTISSRNYSSWSMRGWLLAKLSGLAFEAVSVPIDAASRAELLLLSPSILVPCLTHDGNRVWDTLAIAEYLNEIRPDAGLLPRDRHARAHCRSICGEMHSGFSALRSALPMNLRAHFPGFRIWSRAQHDIERIVTIWRECLAQYGGPWLFGAEIGIADAMYAPVVTRFLTYDVKLEPDIAEYCMRVLAHPFVAEWIDAAKAEHEDIDELDMEF, translated from the coding sequence ATGGAATCCACCGGACAGACGACGCTGACCATCAGCAGCCGCAATTACTCGTCGTGGTCGATGCGCGGCTGGCTGCTCGCGAAACTGAGCGGGCTCGCGTTCGAGGCCGTGAGCGTGCCGATCGACGCCGCGTCACGCGCCGAATTGCTGTTGCTGTCGCCGTCGATTCTCGTGCCGTGCCTCACGCATGACGGCAACCGCGTGTGGGATACGCTCGCGATCGCCGAATACCTGAACGAGATCCGGCCCGACGCGGGATTGTTGCCCAGGGACAGGCACGCGCGCGCGCATTGCCGGTCGATCTGCGGCGAGATGCATTCCGGCTTCAGCGCGTTGCGCTCCGCGTTGCCGATGAACCTGCGCGCGCATTTCCCCGGCTTCAGGATCTGGTCGCGCGCGCAGCACGACATCGAGCGGATCGTGACGATCTGGCGCGAGTGCCTCGCGCAATACGGCGGCCCCTGGCTGTTCGGTGCGGAGATCGGCATCGCCGACGCGATGTATGCGCCGGTCGTCACGCGTTTTCTCACCTACGACGTGAAGCTCGAACCGGATATCGCCGAATACTGCATGCGCGTGCTCGCGCATCCGTTCGTCGCCGAGTGGATCGACGCGGCGAAAGCCGAGCACGAAGACATCGACGAACTCGACATGGAGTTTTGA
- a CDS encoding HHHH-motif protein, with product MTRIAKILTAAAVACAVLAPTLAEAHSHRVCHFDHHHHRVCRWVH from the coding sequence ATGACCCGCATCGCCAAGATCCTGACCGCCGCGGCCGTCGCCTGCGCCGTTCTTGCGCCGACGCTTGCCGAAGCTCACTCGCACCGCGTGTGCCACTTCGATCACCACCACCACCGCGTGTGCCGCTGGGTGCACTAA
- a CDS encoding ABC transporter permease: MSSTPISTHTAPDASRARRAQFVRLVQARGAIAILVLVCLIAGRVFPHFLSAPNLLDIVAAAAFVALITIGQSFVIILGGFDLSVGSLVGLGTVIAAYAAPYGWGAALAAPVCAGLVVGLANGWLIARARMAPFIVTLAALLGLKGLSLVLASQDMLIANPGFFATIANGSLFGVGNLVWIVVVAYLVAAFVLNHTRYGAGVFAIGGNEEAARMLGVNVEGLKIVTYGLSGALAGLAGALLASRLDSGLPGAGNSYELQSIAAAVIGGVLLTGGVGTLFGPLAGVLLLGVIENVINQVGTLSPYYQNLASGAFLLLAVIAQTLLTGKRRKR; the protein is encoded by the coding sequence ATGTCGAGCACGCCGATTTCCACGCACACCGCGCCCGACGCGAGCCGCGCCCGCCGCGCGCAGTTCGTCCGCCTCGTGCAGGCGCGCGGCGCGATCGCGATCCTCGTGCTCGTCTGCCTGATCGCCGGCCGCGTGTTCCCGCATTTCCTGAGCGCGCCGAACCTGCTCGATATCGTCGCGGCCGCGGCATTCGTCGCGCTGATCACGATCGGGCAGAGCTTCGTGATCATCCTCGGCGGGTTCGACCTGTCGGTTGGCTCGCTGGTCGGGCTCGGCACCGTGATCGCCGCGTATGCGGCGCCTTACGGATGGGGCGCCGCGCTGGCCGCGCCCGTGTGCGCGGGGCTGGTCGTCGGGCTCGCGAATGGCTGGTTGATCGCGCGTGCGCGGATGGCGCCTTTCATAGTCACGCTGGCCGCGCTGCTCGGGTTGAAAGGGCTGTCGCTCGTGCTCGCGAGCCAGGACATGCTGATCGCCAACCCCGGTTTCTTCGCGACGATCGCGAACGGTTCGCTGTTCGGCGTCGGCAATCTCGTGTGGATCGTCGTCGTCGCGTATCTCGTCGCCGCGTTCGTGCTGAATCACACGCGCTACGGCGCGGGCGTGTTCGCGATCGGCGGCAACGAGGAGGCCGCGCGCATGCTCGGCGTGAACGTCGAAGGGCTCAAGATCGTCACGTACGGATTGAGCGGCGCGTTGGCCGGGCTGGCCGGCGCGCTGCTCGCATCGCGGCTCGATTCGGGGCTGCCGGGCGCGGGCAACAGCTACGAGTTGCAGTCGATCGCGGCGGCCGTGATCGGCGGCGTGCTGCTGACCGGCGGCGTCGGCACCTTGTTCGGCCCGCTCGCGGGCGTGCTGTTGCTTGGCGTGATCGAGAACGTGATCAACCAGGTCGGAACGCTGAGCCCGTACTATCAGAATCTCGCGAGCGGCGCGTTCCTGCTGCTCGCGGTGATCGCGCAGACGCTGCTGACCGGCAAGCGGCGCAAGCGATAA
- a CDS encoding DUF3761 domain-containing protein, with product MKKTMLIAALVAGMGLSIGAFAQVPASAPAGTTGLCKDGSFYSGASKKGACAGHKGVKTWYGASSAAAASAPAAMAPATAASAAAASGAAPAKSAPATTAAAAPGGGPGKVWANDSTKVYHCSTDKYYGKTKHGSYMSEADAKAKGYHASHGKACS from the coding sequence ATGAAAAAGACGATGTTGATCGCCGCGCTGGTCGCCGGCATGGGACTGTCGATCGGTGCATTCGCGCAGGTTCCGGCCAGCGCGCCGGCCGGCACGACCGGTCTGTGCAAGGACGGTTCGTTCTACTCGGGCGCATCGAAGAAGGGCGCATGTGCGGGCCATAAGGGCGTGAAGACCTGGTACGGCGCGTCGTCGGCGGCGGCAGCCAGCGCGCCGGCCGCGATGGCGCCGGCGACGGCGGCTTCCGCTGCCGCCGCGTCGGGCGCCGCGCCCGCGAAGAGCGCACCGGCGACGACCGCCGCTGCGGCGCCGGGCGGCGGCCCGGGCAAGGTGTGGGCGAACGACAGCACGAAGGTCTATCACTGCTCGACCGACAAGTACTACGGCAAGACCAAGCACGGCAGCTACATGTCGGAAGCCGACGCGAAGGCGAAGGGCTACCACGCGTCGCACGGCAAGGCCTGCTCGTAA
- a CDS encoding polyhydroxyalkanoate depolymerase — MNLLAYPFYQWSAECLRPARAWAATARATMSLWPPSTATPTGRMLDALCELLECCAFSHRRPPFGIASIVVEGETVPIVEEAAAATPFATLLHFRKARPVARQPRVLIVAPMSGHFATLLRGTVHTMLADHDVYITDWHNPRDIPLTAGRFGFDEYVTHVIDFIRHIGPDAHVLAICQPTVAALAAVALMAAGGDPAQPASLTLMAGPIDCRVNPTKVNALATSQPIEWFAKNLISVVPAGFVGAQRCVYPGFVQVGAFMSMNPDRHAASFADLYYERAKGDPAKADTLRHFYDEYFATADLTAEFYLETVEKVFQQYALARGELTVGDRLVEPAAIHRTALLTIEGEKDDICAVGQTVAAQELCSGLPPYLKTHHVQTGAGHYGVFNGSRWETQIYPIVRATIHDNEPYDRTVDAQGNANGTHYVTLRALLDARATGHDAAATTPPSHHAH; from the coding sequence ATGAACCTGCTTGCCTATCCGTTTTACCAATGGTCTGCGGAATGCCTTCGCCCGGCGCGCGCATGGGCCGCGACCGCACGCGCGACGATGTCGCTCTGGCCGCCGTCCACCGCCACGCCAACCGGCCGCATGCTCGACGCGCTGTGCGAACTGCTCGAATGCTGTGCGTTCTCGCATCGGCGCCCGCCGTTCGGCATCGCGTCGATCGTCGTCGAAGGGGAAACGGTGCCGATCGTCGAGGAAGCCGCGGCGGCGACGCCGTTCGCCACGCTGCTGCATTTCCGCAAGGCGCGGCCGGTCGCGCGCCAGCCGCGCGTGCTGATCGTCGCGCCGATGTCCGGGCATTTCGCGACGCTGTTGCGCGGCACGGTGCACACGATGCTCGCCGACCACGACGTGTACATCACCGACTGGCACAACCCGCGCGACATCCCGCTGACGGCCGGCCGCTTCGGTTTCGACGAATACGTGACGCACGTGATCGATTTCATTCGCCACATCGGCCCGGACGCGCACGTGCTCGCGATCTGTCAGCCGACGGTCGCCGCGCTCGCGGCGGTCGCGCTGATGGCGGCCGGCGGCGATCCCGCGCAACCCGCGAGCCTGACGCTGATGGCCGGCCCGATCGACTGCCGCGTGAACCCGACGAAGGTCAACGCGCTCGCGACGAGCCAGCCGATCGAATGGTTCGCGAAAAACCTGATCAGCGTCGTGCCGGCAGGTTTCGTCGGCGCGCAGCGGTGCGTATATCCGGGGTTCGTGCAGGTCGGCGCGTTCATGTCGATGAACCCCGACCGGCATGCGGCGTCGTTCGCCGACCTGTATTACGAGCGCGCGAAAGGCGACCCCGCGAAAGCCGACACGTTGCGGCACTTCTACGACGAATACTTCGCGACGGCCGACCTCACCGCGGAGTTCTATCTGGAGACGGTCGAGAAGGTTTTCCAGCAATACGCGCTCGCGCGCGGCGAGCTGACGGTCGGCGACAGGCTCGTCGAACCGGCTGCGATCCACCGCACCGCGCTGCTGACGATCGAAGGTGAGAAGGACGATATCTGCGCGGTCGGCCAGACGGTCGCCGCGCAGGAACTGTGTTCGGGGTTGCCGCCGTATCTGAAGACCCACCACGTGCAGACGGGCGCGGGCCATTACGGCGTGTTCAACGGCAGCCGCTGGGAAACGCAGATCTATCCGATCGTGCGCGCGACGATCCACGACAACGAGCCGTACGACCGCACCGTGGATGCGCAAGGCAACGCGAACGGCACGCACTATGTGACGCTGCGCGCGCTGCTCGATGCACGCGCAACCGGGCACGACGCGGCGGCCACGACGCCGCCATCGCATCACGCCCACTGA
- a CDS encoding LacI family DNA-binding transcriptional regulator — MTDIAKLAGVSQSTVSLVLNNAAGTKFSDATREKVLKVAHELGYRFLPREVTMTHGGERDLIVYLADEISTSPHPVVNIDGARDAAYANGKILAVYSTHGNVDIERQVLDSVLAMPNLLGVVYATVYTRKVTLPSELLRVPAVLLNCYTAESGLSSIVPAEVAGGHAATEYLLRAGHRRIGYINGEPWQDAAKDRLKGYRTALATADIPFAPELVRDGDWGSDTGFEQTLSLLREPHPPTAIFCANDLMALGAIEAVKHLGLRVPDDISVLGYDDQEIARHTHPPLSTIVLPNYELGRWAVEILLQEEQNRAVGMPVRRRAIKLDGPLVERGSVRTVETTAAQSASA, encoded by the coding sequence ATGACCGACATCGCCAAGCTTGCCGGCGTGTCGCAATCCACCGTCTCCCTCGTGCTGAACAACGCGGCGGGCACGAAATTCTCGGACGCCACGCGCGAAAAGGTGCTGAAGGTCGCGCACGAGCTCGGCTACCGTTTCCTGCCGCGCGAAGTGACGATGACGCACGGCGGCGAGCGCGACCTGATCGTCTATCTCGCCGACGAAATCTCGACGAGCCCGCACCCGGTCGTCAACATCGACGGCGCGCGCGACGCGGCCTACGCGAACGGCAAGATCCTCGCGGTGTACTCGACGCACGGCAACGTCGACATCGAGCGCCAGGTGCTCGACTCGGTGCTCGCGATGCCGAACCTGCTCGGCGTGGTCTATGCGACCGTCTATACGCGCAAGGTCACGCTGCCGTCCGAGCTGCTGCGCGTGCCGGCCGTGCTGCTCAACTGCTATACGGCCGAAAGCGGGCTGTCGTCGATCGTGCCGGCCGAAGTCGCGGGCGGGCATGCGGCCACCGAATATCTGCTGCGCGCGGGCCACCGGCGCATCGGCTACATCAACGGCGAACCGTGGCAGGACGCCGCGAAGGACCGCCTGAAGGGTTATCGCACCGCGCTCGCAACGGCCGACATCCCGTTCGCGCCGGAACTCGTGCGCGACGGCGACTGGGGCTCCGACACCGGCTTCGAGCAGACGCTGTCGCTGCTGCGCGAGCCGCACCCGCCCACCGCGATCTTCTGCGCGAACGACCTGATGGCGCTCGGCGCGATCGAGGCCGTCAAGCATCTCGGGCTGCGCGTGCCCGACGACATCTCGGTGCTCGGCTACGACGACCAGGAAATCGCGCGACACACGCACCCGCCGCTGTCGACGATCGTGCTGCCGAACTACGAGCTCGGCCGCTGGGCGGTCGAGATCCTGCTGCAGGAGGAGCAGAACCGCGCGGTCGGGATGCCGGTGCGCCGGCGCGCGATCAAGCTCGACGGGCCGCTGGTCGAGCGCGGATCGGTGCGGACGGTCGAGACGACGGCCGCGCAATCGGCGAGCGCCTGA
- a CDS encoding ABC transporter substrate-binding protein gives MMPSRGKLQRIVVTMGVTLGCVAIAHAQDNAQKVGSSSAQTCTNPKPGSVKLTDLVVGFSQSENEQNPFRATETASVRAAAKAAGVKRLLYTNANANQAKQVADIESMINQGAQALIVAPNDSTGLQPALAQARAKGIPVVTIDRQTAGTPCQDFITFLGSDFFRQGQRAAQALADATGGRATIAEIQGGYGNTVESQRTDGFADGLKKFPNMKIVASQTANWSATEAQKVMEQVLLAHPDVNAVYAQADTMALGAMTALRQAGKQRGVTVVSIDGTKDFVTAIANGSAAASVETNPRFGPLAFKSLEAWFAGKPVAQKQIMDDALYDKANAKHSLEANLVY, from the coding sequence ATGATGCCGAGCCGTGGAAAGCTGCAACGTATCGTGGTGACGATGGGGGTGACGCTGGGCTGCGTCGCGATCGCGCATGCGCAGGACAACGCGCAGAAGGTCGGGTCCAGCTCCGCGCAGACCTGCACGAATCCGAAGCCGGGCAGTGTGAAGCTGACCGATCTCGTGGTCGGCTTCTCGCAGTCGGAGAACGAGCAGAACCCGTTCCGCGCGACCGAAACCGCGTCGGTGCGCGCGGCGGCGAAGGCGGCCGGCGTCAAGCGGCTGCTGTATACGAATGCGAACGCGAACCAGGCAAAGCAGGTCGCCGATATCGAAAGCATGATCAACCAGGGCGCGCAGGCGCTGATCGTCGCGCCGAACGATTCGACCGGCCTGCAGCCCGCGCTTGCTCAGGCGCGCGCGAAGGGCATTCCGGTCGTGACGATCGACCGGCAGACGGCCGGCACGCCGTGCCAGGATTTCATCACGTTCCTCGGTTCCGACTTCTTCCGGCAAGGGCAACGCGCCGCGCAGGCGCTCGCCGATGCGACGGGCGGCCGCGCGACGATCGCCGAGATCCAGGGCGGCTACGGCAACACCGTCGAGAGCCAGCGCACCGACGGCTTCGCCGACGGCCTGAAGAAATTCCCGAACATGAAGATCGTCGCATCGCAAACGGCGAACTGGTCGGCCACCGAAGCGCAGAAGGTGATGGAGCAGGTGCTGCTCGCGCATCCCGACGTGAATGCCGTCTACGCGCAGGCCGACACGATGGCGCTCGGTGCGATGACTGCATTGCGGCAGGCCGGCAAGCAGCGCGGCGTGACGGTCGTGTCGATCGACGGCACCAAGGACTTCGTCACCGCGATCGCGAACGGGTCGGCGGCTGCCAGCGTCGAGACGAATCCGCGCTTCGGCCCGCTCGCGTTCAAGTCGCTCGAAGCGTGGTTCGCCGGCAAGCCGGTCGCGCAGAAGCAGATCATGGACGACGCGCTGTACGACAAGGCCAACGCGAAGCATTCGCTCGAAGCGAACCTCGTCTACTGA
- a CDS encoding sugar ABC transporter ATP-binding protein: protein MDARFPAGPAATDGADGADSKPVVLDTRGVGKTFGVVRALAGVSLTLRAGEVHGLMGENGAGKSTLIKILTGFHQPDSGEIRVDGAPVSFDSPRAAQRAGICAVYQEINLIPERSVAENIFLGHEPRRFGPWIDRREMLARTREIVERYGLSVDPADKVGALGLGQQQMVSIARGVSLGARVLILDEPTSALSGAEVEVLFGVVGQLRAAGIAIVLVSHRLSECYRMCDRLTVLRDGAVVRSDTPDRLPRMALISAMLGREVGAHGPREQAEAAAADTTQTPALAVDGLRWGTRLRDVSFRVAPKEIVGLAGLLGAGRTETFKAVFGAQQPDGGAVRVGGRALDGADPAKAIRAGLAFLSEDRRSEGIFSKLSVRENIVVCVLPRIARFGFISVRKQEALVERYIRELGIKTSHAGAPISTLSGGNQQKALIARCLSTEPSVLLLDDPTRGIDVGAKAEVHDLVKRLADAGLAVVATSSEMEELLELADRLVILHEGATSGELATRGASPDDVTALLANQA, encoded by the coding sequence ATGGACGCAAGGTTTCCCGCCGGACCCGCAGCGACCGATGGCGCGGATGGTGCCGACAGCAAGCCGGTCGTGCTCGACACGCGCGGCGTCGGCAAGACGTTCGGCGTCGTGCGCGCGCTCGCCGGCGTGTCGCTGACGCTGCGCGCGGGCGAGGTGCACGGGCTGATGGGCGAGAACGGCGCCGGCAAGTCGACGCTGATCAAGATCCTCACCGGCTTTCACCAGCCCGATTCGGGCGAGATCCGCGTCGACGGCGCGCCCGTGTCGTTCGACAGCCCGCGTGCCGCGCAGCGCGCGGGCATTTGCGCGGTCTACCAGGAAATCAACCTGATCCCCGAACGCAGCGTGGCCGAGAACATCTTCCTCGGTCACGAGCCGCGCCGTTTCGGCCCGTGGATCGACCGGCGCGAGATGCTGGCGCGCACGCGCGAGATCGTCGAGCGCTATGGGCTTTCGGTCGATCCGGCGGACAAGGTCGGCGCGCTCGGGCTCGGCCAGCAGCAGATGGTGTCGATCGCGCGCGGCGTGTCGCTCGGTGCGCGCGTGCTGATCCTCGACGAGCCGACGTCCGCGTTGAGCGGCGCGGAAGTGGAAGTGCTGTTCGGCGTCGTCGGCCAGTTGCGCGCGGCGGGCATCGCGATCGTGCTGGTGAGCCACCGGCTGTCCGAGTGCTACCGGATGTGCGACCGGCTCACGGTGCTGCGCGACGGCGCGGTGGTGCGCAGCGATACGCCCGACCGGCTGCCGCGCATGGCGCTGATATCGGCGATGCTCGGCCGCGAGGTCGGCGCGCACGGCCCGCGCGAACAGGCGGAGGCCGCCGCTGCCGATACGACGCAGACGCCGGCGCTCGCCGTCGACGGTTTGCGCTGGGGCACGCGCTTGCGCGACGTGTCGTTCCGCGTCGCGCCGAAGGAAATCGTCGGGCTCGCGGGCCTGCTCGGCGCGGGCCGCACCGAAACGTTCAAGGCCGTGTTCGGCGCGCAGCAGCCGGACGGCGGCGCGGTGCGCGTCGGCGGCCGCGCGCTCGACGGTGCGGACCCGGCGAAAGCGATTCGCGCAGGGCTCGCGTTCCTGTCCGAAGACCGCCGCTCGGAAGGCATTTTCTCGAAGCTGTCGGTGCGCGAGAACATCGTCGTCTGCGTGCTGCCGCGCATCGCGCGGTTCGGCTTCATTTCCGTGCGCAAGCAGGAGGCGCTCGTCGAGCGCTACATCCGCGAGCTGGGCATCAAGACGTCGCACGCTGGCGCGCCGATCTCGACGCTGTCCGGCGGCAACCAGCAGAAGGCGCTGATCGCGCGCTGCCTGTCCACCGAGCCGTCGGTGCTGCTGCTCGACGATCCGACGCGCGGCATCGACGTCGGCGCGAAGGCGGAAGTGCACGATCTCGTCAAACGGCTCGCCGACGCGGGGCTCGCGGTGGTCGCGACGTCGTCGGAGATGGAAGAACTGCTCGAGCTGGCCGACCGGCTCGTGATCCTGCATGAAGGCGCGACGAGCGGCGAGCTGGCGACGCGCGGCGCGAGCCCCGACGACGTGACCGCGCTGCTCGCGAACCAGGCGTAG
- a CDS encoding aldose 1-epimerase, with translation MPMGTPRNADLIELASGATRVCVAPLAGGSIAAYYEVAPDGPLHWFRPATGAALASGDPLGMASFPLFPYCNRIRDAKFDFDGRTIDLSGPDDAHRHALHGHGWRRPWQVERLGETQLDLHFEHRPDPGRTGDWPFHYEARQAIRLDGNALSITLFARNLGASPMPFGMGHHPYYVRTPHTVVRARVDAMWHADADVLPIRVGAHPAVDALRNGMPVDAFDLDNNFVGWAREAAVIWPERGRQVVLQAEQPFDQLVVFAPAGADLLCVEPVTNTTDSFNAKEPASLVGGCVLAPGESLQATLRWTPGPA, from the coding sequence ATGCCGATGGGAACCCCCCGCAACGCCGACCTGATCGAACTCGCCAGTGGCGCGACCCGCGTGTGCGTCGCGCCGCTGGCCGGCGGATCGATCGCCGCGTACTACGAAGTTGCGCCCGACGGCCCGCTGCACTGGTTCCGGCCGGCCACCGGCGCGGCGCTCGCGAGCGGCGATCCGCTCGGCATGGCGAGCTTCCCGCTGTTTCCGTACTGCAACCGCATCCGCGACGCGAAGTTCGACTTCGACGGTCGCACGATCGACTTGTCCGGCCCGGACGATGCGCATCGTCACGCGCTGCACGGCCACGGCTGGCGGCGCCCGTGGCAGGTCGAACGGCTCGGCGAGACGCAGCTCGACCTGCATTTCGAGCATCGCCCCGACCCTGGCCGCACGGGCGACTGGCCGTTCCACTACGAGGCGCGCCAGGCGATCCGGCTCGACGGCAATGCGCTGTCGATCACACTCTTTGCGCGCAACCTCGGCGCGTCGCCGATGCCGTTCGGCATGGGCCATCACCCGTATTACGTGAGAACGCCGCACACCGTCGTGAGGGCGCGCGTCGACGCAATGTGGCACGCCGATGCGGACGTGCTGCCGATTCGCGTCGGCGCTCATCCAGCCGTCGACGCGCTACGCAACGGCATGCCGGTCGATGCGTTCGATCTCGACAACAATTTCGTCGGCTGGGCGCGCGAGGCCGCGGTGATCTGGCCGGAGCGCGGGCGGCAGGTCGTGCTGCAAGCCGAGCAGCCGTTCGACCAGCTCGTCGTGTTCGCGCCCGCCGGCGCCGACCTGCTGTGCGTCGAGCCCGTCACCAACACGACGGACAGCTTCAATGCGAAAGAACCCGCGTCGCTCGTCGGCGGCTGCGTGCTCGCGCCGGGCGAGTCGCTGCAGGCGACGTTGCGCTGGACGCCGGGCCCCGCCTGA
- a CDS encoding cupin domain-containing protein, producing MSTPTTTRFSHVKPQDTAYQGEGLRDFFLYRDLGIAAATNGKVVAQLVRANHAPAAGTGWHRHEADFHIVIMLKGWARFMYGEQETLVSAGDCVHQAPGIVHYLFDYSPDMEYLEIVGPADFKSIDVEGPCAVPMPTPWGDAGA from the coding sequence ATGAGCACGCCGACCACCACCCGTTTTTCCCACGTGAAGCCGCAGGACACCGCCTATCAAGGCGAAGGCCTGCGTGACTTCTTCCTGTACCGCGATCTCGGCATCGCCGCCGCGACCAACGGCAAGGTCGTCGCGCAGCTCGTCAGGGCGAATCATGCACCGGCCGCGGGCACCGGCTGGCACCGTCACGAGGCCGACTTCCATATCGTCATCATGCTGAAGGGCTGGGCGCGCTTCATGTACGGCGAGCAGGAAACGCTGGTGTCCGCCGGCGATTGCGTGCATCAGGCGCCGGGGATCGTCCACTACCTGTTCGACTACTCGCCGGACATGGAGTACCTGGAGATCGTCGGGCCGGCCGATTTCAAGTCGATCGATGTCGAAGGGCCGTGCGCGGTGCCCATGCCGACGCCGTGGGGCGACGCGGGGGCGTAG
- a CDS encoding ABC transporter permease, producing MNLANLMSGPDDARRTSRRSLFAQARDHSVYLAFIALAVFNLVVTPGFSNPLAARSLLFQAAPIVLIALGQNLAIATRGIDLSVGSVMALSSAMIAVCLPHGTGAAFAAAIAIGLAVGLFNGGLVARLGIDPLISGLALLVAARGLAQALLGGSRVSLPPSDAFDFIGIGTLAGLPVVMLIALVCAAIVFFVVRNTTFGRYTILVGASRDAAHLAGVPVRRTLLAVYAASGALAGLAGLFATARLGAGDPNYVGVNFELDAIAASVIGGTPLSGGRVSIVGTVFGVLLLQLLDASFIMNNISYTYAQILKAAFILGALYLQRSGA from the coding sequence GTGAATCTAGCCAACCTGATGAGCGGACCCGACGATGCGCGCCGCACGTCGCGCCGCTCGCTTTTCGCGCAGGCGCGCGACCACAGCGTGTATCTCGCGTTCATCGCGCTCGCCGTGTTCAACCTGGTCGTCACACCGGGTTTCTCGAATCCGCTCGCCGCGCGCAGCCTGCTGTTCCAGGCCGCGCCGATCGTGCTGATCGCGCTCGGGCAGAACCTCGCGATCGCGACGCGCGGGATCGACCTGTCGGTCGGCTCGGTGATGGCGCTGTCGAGCGCGATGATCGCCGTGTGTCTGCCGCATGGAACGGGCGCTGCGTTTGCCGCGGCGATCGCGATCGGGCTGGCGGTCGGCCTCTTCAACGGCGGGCTCGTCGCGCGGCTCGGCATCGATCCGCTGATCTCCGGGCTTGCGCTGCTCGTCGCCGCGCGCGGGCTCGCGCAAGCGCTGCTCGGCGGCTCGCGCGTGAGCCTGCCGCCATCCGACGCGTTCGATTTCATCGGCATCGGCACGCTCGCGGGGCTGCCGGTCGTGATGCTGATCGCGCTGGTATGTGCGGCGATCGTGTTCTTCGTCGTGCGCAATACGACCTTCGGGCGCTATACGATCCTCGTCGGCGCGAGCCGCGATGCCGCGCATCTCGCGGGCGTGCCGGTGCGGCGCACGCTGCTCGCGGTCTATGCGGCGAGCGGCGCGCTGGCCGGGCTCGCCGGCCTGTTCGCGACCGCGCGGCTCGGCGCGGGCGATCCGAACTACGTGGGCGTGAACTTCGAACTCGACGCGATCGCCGCGTCGGTGATCGGCGGCACGCCGCTGTCCGGCGGGCGCGTGTCGATCGTCGGCACCGTGTTCGGCGTGCTGCTGCTGCAACTGCTCGATGCCAGCTTCATCATGAACAACATCAGCTACACCTATGCGCAGATCCTGAAGGCCGCGTTCATTCTCGGCGCGCTGTACCTGCAGCGCTCGGGAGCCTGA